The Elusimicrobiota bacterium sequence TGGCTCCCGCCACGCTCCGCGCCTATCGGTCGGATTTGGGGTCTTTCGCCCTTTATTGGCGCGAGAAAATGGGGGACCGGCCCGTCGCGAGCGCGGACCGCTCCGCGCTCCGCCCTTTTTTGGCGCGGCTCGGCGAGCGGGACTGGCGCCGAGCCACCCTCCTCCGGAAATACGAAGCGCTCTGGTCTTTTTTTCGGTTTCTCCAACGCAAAGGGATTTCTCCACAGATCGCCACCGAAGGACTCGTCCGCCCGAAACCCGAACGGCGGGTCCCCGGTTTTTTGAACGAGGGGGAGGTGGCGCGTCTTCTGACGCCACGGGAGGCGGGCCGCCGCAAGGGCGGAGCCCTGCGAGCCTCCCGAGACGCGGCGCTCTTGGAACTGCTCTATTCCTCGGGGCTCCGGGCGGAGGAAATATCATCGTTGACCGTGGCGTCCTTGGACCCCTGGGAGGGGTCGGTACGGGTCTTCGGGAAGGGATCCCGCGAGAGGCTGGTTCCTGTCGGGGAGTCGGCCCTGTCCCGCCTGAGGGTCTATCTTCAACAGCGGGGGATCGACCTTTTGACCGGCGTGGGCGGGGGAGCGTCCGTGCCGTTGTTCGCCGGCCTAAACGGAAAACGAATGGACGTGCGCACGGTGCGCCGCGCGGTGGAAAGCGCCGGTCGGGCGGCCGGCCTCGCGCGGGTGTATCCCCATCTTCTGCGGCATTCCTTCGCCACCCATCTCCTGGACCGCGGTTGCGACCTGAGGTCCGTCCAGGAAATGCTGGGACACAAAAACCTGTCGACCACCCAAATCTACACCCACGTGACGACCGATCGACTCCGCCGCGTTTATGAAAAAGCGCATCCCCGCGCCTGACCGATGATCCCCGATCCCCATCCTCCGGACAAAATCCAACTTCTGATGGAGGAGACCTCCTGCGACCGGGCGGAGGCGGAACTGGCCATGTCCCTGGCGGGGTTCGACTTGGAAAAAGCGATCCGCACCATCGGATCCCTGCTCCGCCACATTGTCGTGGTCAAAGGCAAGTTTGTCGACGGCGACCGGAATCTCCACGGACTGTTGATCCTGATCGCGGACACGCGGCGGGAGCACCTGTTCCGCGCCCGCGCCGTCGTTTCTTACAATCCCGGCCTCCATGAGACTTCCCTGGACCACCCGTGGTATGAATTCGAACGGAGCCTCTACGCCGCCCGTCTCGGCGAGGGCGCCCTCCAGCAGTTGAGCCAGGATCTGGAACGCGCTTTCACGGAACGGCTCGAATCCCAGCGGGATCGATTTTTTTCCGCTCTTAAATCTCCTCAACATGAGGGCCTTCCGGAATTTCTCAACGAAGGGCTCTCGGCCGCTTTTCCGGGCCGGGTGGAGGCGGTCTACGTGCCGGAAGTGATCGATTGGGATCAGTTTCATCGCTTTCCCATCAAGGGGGAGGAACGGGCGTTTCCGGGAGGTCTTCCGTCTCGGCCTCACCCCCCCGGGGAAAACCTGGCGCTCCACCTCGACTTGATGCCCGAGGAGCAGGGGGTCGCCGCGCGGGACATTCGCGTGGGAGACACCGTGACGGCTCTCTTGGCGGATGGTCGGGACATCGCCCAATATCTGGCGAAACTCTTCGGAGCCATGGCCGAAACAGGGCCGCGACCTTTTGAAGCGCCGGTGGAAACCCTGCGGAACGAAAACGGGCGGGTGCGATTTCATCTGCGGATTTCCGCCGGGATCCTCGGCGTGGCGGAAGTTTCCGAAGAGTCCCGCGTGCGGGTCCGACGGCGGCGCGCCGAAAGCGGGTGGCGCCGTTGGTTGGGTGTCGGCAACGCCCCGTCCGTTTCTCGTCGTTAGAATTCCTTTTCGTTCCTCTCTTCAGGTCCCCAAAAAAGCCCCCTAAAAAGATCTTGACAAACCCGGCGGTCTTCACTATGCTTAAACAGTCGTGGAAGAAAGTGGGGTTCAATGGGGACAATTGTGGAAAAGTGGGGAAAACAAATTCCGTTTCTCAGCGGCGAGCATCGGCACGGGCTCGACGAAAAAAGGCGGCTGGCGCTCCCGGCCCGCCTCCGCCAAAACCAGCGGCGCTGGGTGATGGCGCGAGGGTGGGAGGGGTGTCTCGCCCTCTACACGGAGGTCGAATGGAAGAAATTGATAGCGAAGTTAGATGCGCTTCCGGTCGCCAACAAGGTTCATGCTCGCGCCTTCAAGCGGCTTTTAATTTCCGGGGCGATCTTGGCGGACGTGGATGGGCAGGGGCGCCTCTTGGTCCCCGAATCCTTAGGGCTCTACGCCGGCATTCAAAAAGAGGTGACCGTTGTCGGAATGGAGACCCGGATCGAACTTTGGTCTTCGGAGCGCTGGGATCGGTATAAGAAAACAGCGGAAAAAAGCGCGGCTCGGATCGCGGCTGAAATTGATTTGTAGGCGGGGCAAGGCGGGAACTTGGACGTGATTGAAGAGGGCGCCCATCGGTCCGTGATGGCGGCCGAAAGCCTTTCGGGGCTTCAGGTGAAGCCCGGGGGTGTTTACGTGGACGCCACCGTGGGTTTGGGCGGGCATGCGGAACTGATCTTGGAGGCTTCCGGGCCTGACGGGCGGGTGACGGGTTTGGACCGGGACCCGAACTCTCTGGAAGCGTCGCGCCAACGGTTGGCGCGATTTGGCGACCGGGCTCGGTTTGTGGCGGGAAACTTTAATCGTTTTGACGAGCGCGCCGGTTTGGGTCCCGCCTCGGTGGATGGGATCTTGGCAGATTTGGGCGTTTCCTCGCCCCAATTGGATCGGGCGGAACGGGGGTTCAGCCTGCTTCGATCCGGTCCGCTGGACATGCGCATGGATCCCACCCAGGGGCTCACGGCGAAAGAAATGTTCCAACGCGCTTCCGAAGAAGAGATCGAGGGGTGGTTGCGGGCGGCGGGGGAAGCCCGCTTTGCGCGGAAACTGGCGCGGCGGTTAAGGGAGGCGGCTCCCGGTATTTCAACGACGGAGGATTTAGCCGGGGCGGTGTCTCGCTGGGTTCCAAGGCGGGGTCGAACCCATCCGGCGACCCGGGTCTTTCTCGCTTTCCGGATGGCCGTGAACCGGGAATTGGAAAGTTTGGATGAATTTTTGAGGAGGGCGCCGGCGGTCCTGAAGCCGGGGGGGCGGCTTGCGGTGATCTCGTTTCATTCGGGAGAGGACCGAAAGGTGAAGTGGTTCGGTCGGGAAGCGTCGGCCGCGGGTCTTTTAAAAATCGTGGTCAAGAAACCGCTGGAACCTTCCGATGCGGAGCGGCGCGAGAACCCCCGAAGTCGGAGCGCGAAATTGAGGGTGTTCGAAAAAATTTAACGGCGACAACGCCGCAGGTTCAGAAAGTATCTTTACTCGGCGGATGACCCGCTCTTTTTTGACGCCGCGAGCGCGCGGCGAACGGTTCGGGGATCGGGAGTTCCTCTCGGCGGAACGCCCGGTCTCCTTGACACCACGAGCGACACACCCCGGGACGGGAGGGAGAGGGGAACCCCCCCTTTCCCTCCCTCCCGGGTATTTTTGATTCCATCGGAGGGGGCGCGTGCGGAGTTGGCGGAACATTCTTCCCACGGTTGTGATCCTGGGCGGGGGGCTCTTTGGCCTGTTGTCGTTGTCGGGCTGGCTCCAGGTTCAGGCGGTCCGTCTTTCCTATCGGGCCCAAGCGGTCCGCCGGGAATTGGATCAGCTGGACCGGCGTGAACAGTCCGACCTTCGCCGACTCGACGTCGCTTTGTCCTTGGCCCGCCTGGATGAGAGAGCGCGAGGACGACGGGGGCTCGCTCTCCCTCGCTCCGAACAAATCCGACTGCTCACCGATTAATCGTGCGTAACCGTTTTCGCCTGGTGGCCGGGATCCTCTCTCTGGGTTTCCTCGCGGTCCTGGTCCGGTTGGGTTATCTCCAAGTGTGGCGGCACCAAGACCTCTCTCTTCGGGCCGACGAGCAGGCTCGCCGCTGGGTGAGGGAAGCCCCGTGCCGCGCCCCCATTCGGGACCGGAACGGCGCCGTTCTGGCCGAATCTGTCCGCGTCGCCTCCTGTTACGCCGATCCGACCCTTCTTTCCCATCCCGAGCCCACCGCCCGCCGTTTGGCGGGCCCTCTGGGCCTCTCGGCGGCCACTTTGGTGGATAGGATCCGCCAAGCGCCTGGCGCGTTCGTTTGGTTGAAGCGCCGGCTTTGCGCCGAAGAGTCCCAGGCCGTCGAACGCGAGAACCTTCGGGGGATCGGACTGAAGTGGGAATACCGGCGTTTTTATCCTAATGGCGATCTGGCGGGTCCTCTTCTAGGCATGGTGGGCGAGGAAGGCCGGGGTCTCTCCGGGTTGGAATACGCCTTTAACGAGGATTTCGTTGATGACCAACCCCCCGTCCAGACGTTGCGGGATGGGCGCGGCCGGCGCCTTCCCCTGGTGGGCGCCTCGGAGCGAGTTCCCGCGGGGGGACTTCGGCTTTCGATTGACCGTACTCTTCAATTTATCGCCGAACGCGAACTGGACTGGAGCGTTCGCCGTTCCCGCGCGCGGGGGGGGATCGTGGTGGTCCAGGACCCGCGGACGGGAGAGATTTTGGCGATGGCGGGCCGGCCCGCCCTTTCCTTGAGGGGGGAAGAAGGGCCCAGCCCGCAGGAATTGATGGTGGGGGCTGTGCAGTGGTCCTTTGAGCCGGGGTCCACCTTTAAAGTGGTCACCGCCGCGGCGGCGTTGGAAGGGCAACGGGCGCGGCCCGGAGACCTCTTGGACTGCGAATCAGGTCATTGGACGGTGGCGGGGGCCGCCATCAACGACCACGAACCCCAGCGCGTGATCACCTTCGCGCGGGCCATGGAGGTGTCCTCCAACATCGGGTTGGCGAAAATCGGTCTTCGCGTTGGAAAAGAGAAACTTTATGATACTATCCGAGCCTTCGGTTTCGGCGCGCGCACCGGTTTCGATCTGCCCGGGGAATCCGCCGGGCTCTTGCGCCCGCCAGCCCAGTGGAGCGGCGTGTCTCTTCCCGTCGTTTCCTTCGGCCAAGAGGTGGGGGTCACCGCGCTTCAGCTGGCGTCGGCCTACAGCGCCATCGCCAACGGGGGCCTCCTCCTGGAACCGCGGCTCTGCCTCGACGCCGAATGGCCTTCGGGCGCCCATCCCCGTTGGCCCTCCGTGAGCGAGATTCGCCGGGTCATTTCGCCGGAGACGGCCGCGACTTTGACGGGCATGCTGGAGGGGGTGGTGACCCGGGGAACGGGTCGGGACGCCGCTCTCCCGGGGTGGGCGGTAGCGAGGAAGACCGGAACGGCTCAGAAGATCGACCCGCGGACGCGGGCCTACTCGGCGGACAAATACGTGGCGTCGTTCTGCGGGTTTGTCCCCGCCGGCCGTCCGCGTTTGACGATCGTCGTCATCATCGACGAACCCAAGGGAATTTCCTGGGGCGGCTACAACGCGGGTCCCGTGTTCAAGAACATCGCCTGGCAAGCCCTCTCTCTCCTGGGGGTGCCGCCGGACGTCGCGCCCCAGTTCGCAGAAAAGAAAACCAAAGGACTGCCTCCCACGTGAAGCCCCTGGGATCGTTGCTGGACGGAGTTCCCGCCCCGTGGCAGGCCCTGCCCATTTCCGGCATCGCCGTGGATTCCCGCGCCGTCAAACCGGGGAATCTTTTCGTCGCGGTCAAAGGGGCCCACCACGATGGCCATCGGTTTGCGGAAGAGGTGGCCCTCTCCGGCGCCGCGGCCATCCTGGCGGAACAGCCCCTTTCGGCGTCGATCCCCGTCGTGCGCGTTCCTTCAACGGGAGCCGCCCTTTCGGAACTGGCGGCCCGATTCTACGACCACCCCTCCCGTTCCATGGATGTGGTGGGCATCACGGGAACCAACGGAAAGACCACGATCACCTATTTGTTGGAGAGCATCTGGCGAACGGAAGGGACGGCCGGGGGCGTCCTGGGCACCGTGGATTATCGCTGGCCGAACCATATGGAAAAGGCGGTGAACACCACGCCCCACGCCCTGGACGTTCAACGCCTGCTGGCGGCCATGCGGTCCGACGGAGTCACGCGGGCCGCCATGGAGGTGTCCAGCCACGCGCTGTCGCTGGGCCGGGTGGAGGACGTGGTCTTCGCGGTGGGCCTCTTCACCAATCTCACCCAAGACCATTTGGATTTCCATGGGGACATGGAAGGCTATTTTCGGGCCAAGGCCCGGCTGTTCGAGCTTCTCGCCCGTTCGCCCCGTCCTCCGCGAAGAGCCGTGGTGAACCTGGACGATTCCTGGGCAAAGCGGTTTCTCGAAACCGTTCGGACTCCCGTTTGGACGTACGGCGTGGAGGGAACCGCCGATTTTCGCGCTGAGGGACTGACCCTGTCGGGGGAGGGGTCGCGGTTCCGGGCGGTGACCCCCCGGGGCACGCGGGAAATGCATCTGGCTCTGGTCGGCCGACACAATGTCTACAACGCGCTCGGCGCCTTGGCGGCCGCCGCGGCTCTCGGAACGGAGCTCGATACGGCGGCTCGCGGCCTGGAGGCCCTGGCGGGCGTTCCCGGTCGGCTGGAACGGGTGACCGAGCATCCGGCCGGATCGCGGAATCCGTCGGAAATTCCTTTTGGGGTCTTCGTGGACTACGCCCACACGGATGACGCTCTGCGGAACGTCCTCGAAACCCTGCGTCCCCTCACCCGGGGGCGGATCATCGTTCTTTTCGGATGCGGCGGCGATCGGGACCGCACCAAGCGACCGAAAATGGGCGAGAGGGCGGCTCGGTTAGCCGACCACGTGATCGTGACGTCGGACAATCCTCGTTCCGAGGATCCCCAGACCATCGCCCGGGAGGTGGAAGTCGGGGTCCGCCGGGTTTCCGGCCGGTCCTACGACGTGGTGGTGGAACGGGGCGAGGCCATCGAGAGAGCTCTTTCATTGGCAAAAGAGGGGGACGTGGTTCTCCTGGCGGGTAAAGGCCACGAAACCGTTCAGATTTTTGGGGACCGGAGCGTGTCGTTCGATGACCGCGCCATGGCGCGGCGCCTTTTGGCGGGCCGCGCGGGGCGCTGACCGATGCTGACCTATTCCTGGTCGCAGTTGGCGGTCTTATGCGGGGGACGTCTGGCGGGGGCGGGCGCGGAAAACCCGCGCCGGGTGGTGATCGATTCCCGGGCCGTTCAGCCGGGGGACCTCTTCGTTGCGCTCCAGGGCGAGCGGCGGGACGGCCATGAATTTCTGAAGGACGTCGCCGCCGCCGGCGCGGCCGGCGCCCTGGTGAGCCGCGAGGTCGGAGATTTGCCGGCCACCTTCGGCCAAATCAGGGTGGAGGAAACCTTGGCCGGTTTTCAACGTTTGGCCCGGGCCCATCGGGAAAAAATGAATGTCCGCGTGGTCGGGATCACGGGCTCCAACGGGAAGACGACGACCAAGGAGATGCTGGCGCATCTTTTTCGGGAGAGCGGGCGGACGGTTTTGGCCACCCGGGGCAACCTGAACAGTCAGGTGGGCCTGCCCTTGATGCTCTTGGAGTTGGATTCCTCCCACAGCCACGCGGTTTTTGAAATGGGCGCGTCGGGCCCGGGCGACCTCGCCCGTTTGGCGGAATTGGCGCGGCCCCACATCGGCGTGGTCACGGGCATCGGGAAGGCCCATCTGGAAACTTTCGGTTCCTTGGACGGCGTTCTGGCGGCCAAGTGGGAACTGGTGGAAGGATTGGGCAAGGACGGAATCGCCTTTTTGAACGCCGACGATCCGCGCCTCCTCTCCCGCCGAGCCACGGCCCAGTGTCCCGTCGTCACTTTCGGGCGGTCGGCCCAGGCCGATGTCCGGGCCGAAAACCTCCGAGTGGATCCGAACACGGCCTTCGACCTGACCGTGGGGGGCGCGCGGGTCCCGGTCCATTTGCCCGTGACGGGCCTCTTCAATGTCACGAACGCTCTCGCCGCGGCCGCGGTGGCTCTCTGGGAACGGATCCTTCTCCCGGAGGTGGCGCGCGGACTGGGCGGTTTTGCTCCGCCGGCCCAGCGGATGCAGATGCGGCGCCGCATCGACGGGTCTCTGTTCTTGATCGACGCCTACAATGCCAACCCCGACTCCATGGCGGCGAGCCTGGCCAGTTTCGCCCAGGCCTTCCCACATTGGCCCCGGGTGGCGGTTTTGGGTAGCATGCTGGAACTGGGCGCCTCGGCGGAACCGGAACATCGGGAATTGGGCCGAACGCTCGCGGGCTCCCGTTTAGATAAAATCCTTTTCGTCGGTCCGGAGGGGCCTTGGGTGCGAGAGGGGTATGAGGCGGCGGGGGGAAAAGGGTTTTTCAAGGCGGGGGAAGATCGCGAAGAGATCCGGCGAGAACTTTCCAAAGTCATCACCCCCGACTCGGTGGTCCTGTTTAAAGCGTCGCGGGGGGTTCGTCTGGAAGACATCTATGAGCCGTTCTTGGTTCCGGGAGAGGGTGGAATTCAACCCGGTAGGGTTCATGGCGGCTGAGTTTCGAAGTCGGTCTATTTAAGGAGGTCGCATGCTCTATTTTCTTTCCACCTGGCGGGACCTCTACTCCCCGCTAAACGTTTTTCAATACATAACCTTCCGGTCCGGCGGAGCTTTCCTGACGGCCCTGGGGTTGTGTCTTCTGTTCGGGGGCCCGCTGATCGGTTATCTCCGACGGTTGAAGATGGAGCAGTTCATTCGGGAATACGGGCCCCAGTCCCACCTCAAGAAAGCGGGAACGCCGACCATGGGCGGTCTCCTGATCCTGGGGGCCATCCTCGTGGCCACTCTCCTCTGGGCACGGCCGGACAACCGTTTCGTCCTCCTCGTCTTGGCCAGTCTCCTCTACCTGGGGGTGATCGGGTTCATTGATGACTACCGTAAATGGTTAAGCAAACATCCCGCCGGCGGGCTTTCGGAAAACGTCAAGATGGCCTCCCAGGTGTTGCTGGGCCTCGCCATCGGGTGCTATTTTTATTTCGATCCCCCGAACGGGGCTTTCGCCCAGAGGATTTCCATCCCCTATCTGAAAGGCGTTTCGATTAACCTCGGCGGTCTCTCCGTGGCGCTCTCTCTCATGGTCCTGGTGGGATCGTCGAACGCCGTCAACCTGACCGACGGATTGGACGGACTGGCGCCCGGCACCCTGCTCGTGAGCGCCCTGTCGTTCAGTCTGTTTTCCTATTTGGCGGGCAACGCCAAATTGGCGGACTATTTGAGGTTGGTTCATGTGCCCGGCGCGGGAGAACTGACCGTGTTTCTGGCGGCCATGGGCGGGGCCTGTCTGGGGTTCCTTTGGTTCAACGCCCCGCCGGCCGAAGTGTTCATGGGGGACACGGGGTCGCTTCCGCTTGGGGGAGCGTTGGGGGTGGTCGCGCTGAGCGTGAAACAGGAACTCCTCTTGGTGATCATCGGTGGAATCTTTGTCCTGGAGGCCCTTTCCGTTTTGCTTCAAGTGGGATCGGTTCGGTTGCGGAAAGGGCGGCGGATTTTTCGCATGGCGCCCTTGCATCACCATTTCGAAGTCGGGGGGATGCCCGAAACCAAAGTCACGATTCGCTTCTGGATCGTGGCCATGGTTCTGTCGTTGGTGGCCCTCACGTCGTTAAAGATCCGATAACGTGTTTCCGCTGACCCAACATCCTCTCCTCCGCGGTTGGTGGGCGGGTCGGCGCGTCCTCATCCTGGGCCTCGGAAAATCGGGGTTGGCCGCCGCTTCCCTCCTGTCCAAATTGGGTTCCCGCGTGGCCGTGTCGGAAAAAAAATCGGAGACGGAAAGCCGGGCGTGGATCCGGGATTTGCCCCCCGGGGTGGAAATTGAAACCGGGGCCCATGGGTTTCTGAACCGGTCCTGGGATCTGGTGGTCGTCAGCCCGGGGTTCCCTCGTCGGTCTGGTCGTCGGCGCGCCAAAGGGGCCTCACGGTTTGGGGGGAAATGGAACTGGGATATCGGGTCTTGTCTCTGGCGGGCCGATGGCCGGCGTGGTCCGCCGCCGTCACGGGGACCAACGGAAAGACGACGACCACGGCGTTGTTGGGGGCGATCTTTCGCGCTTCCGGCCGTTCGACGGTGGTGGCGGGGAACATCGGCACGCCCCTTTGCGCCGTAGCCGAGCGACTGACGGAGGCGAGCGCCCTGGCGCTGGAGGTTTCCAGCTACCAGTTGGAAACGGCCGAGGCGTTTCGGCCGGCCGTCGGCACCGTTCTGAACGTGACGCCGGACCATTTGGCCCGTCATGGAACCCTCGAAGCCTACGCCCGGGCCAAGTTCCGACTTTTTCAATCCCAGGGGCCCCGCGACATGGCCGTCCTGAACGCCGGCGACCGTTGGTGTCGGCTCCTCTCCTCGTCGGCTCCGGGACAGGTGGTTTGGTTTGGGGAGAAACGTCCGGGGCCGGGTTTGGAATGGGACGGCCATTACCTGCGTGGACTTTCCGGCCGGTGGGCGGCCCCACGGCACCTTCCCGGGCGGCACAACATCGACAACGCGTTGGCGGCCGTGGCCTGCGCGCGAGCGTTGGGTGTTCCCACGGACGCCATCGCTCAGGGTTTGGCCCGATTCCGCGGCGTCGAGCATCGGCTGGAAATCGTCCGCACCTGGAGGGGAATCCGTTTCGTGAACGATTCCAAAGCCACCAATGTGGATTCCACCCGGGTCGCGCTGGAAGCTCTTTCCGGTCCCCTCACCGTGATCCTGGGCGGAGAGGACAAGGGCGCGCCCTACGGTCCGCTGATCCCACTGCTCCGAAAAAAGGCCCGCGAAGTCCTTTTGATCGGAGAAGCCTCCTCCGTGATTGAGCGCCAGCTGGGTGGGAGCGCGCCTTTGGTCCGTTGCGGAACGCTCGACCGGGCCCTGTCCCACGTCGCGCGGACGGCTCGTTCGGGAGAAGACGTCCTCCTCTCGCCGGCCTGCGCCTCCTTTGATCAATTTGATAACTTCGAACATCGCGGGCGGCGGTTCAAAGAGCTCGTGGCCGCCCTCTGATGGCTTCCCTCGATAAAACCCGGCGGCCTCCCGACCTGGGCCTTTTGCTTATCACGGCCACTCTGGTGGTGTTCGGCTGGCTCGTGCTCTATTCCGCCAGCGCGCTCGTGGCCGAGAGCCGTTTCGGGGACCAATATTATTTTTTAAAGCGACAGGTCCTGTGGAGCGTCTTGGGGGCGGTGGCGCTGGGGGTCTCCATGCGGTTCCCGCTTCGCTGGGTTCAAGCGGGAGCCCGGCCG is a genomic window containing:
- a CDS encoding tyrosine-type recombinase/integrase, whose product is MAPATLRAYRSDLGSFALYWREKMGDRPVASADRSALRPFLARLGERDWRRATLLRKYEALWSFFRFLQRKGISPQIATEGLVRPKPERRVPGFLNEGEVARLLTPREAGRRKGGALRASRDAALLELLYSSGLRAEEISSLTVASLDPWEGSVRVFGKGSRERLVPVGESALSRLRVYLQQRGIDLLTGVGGGASVPLFAGLNGKRMDVRTVRRAVESAGRAAGLARVYPHLLRHSFATHLLDRGCDLRSVQEMLGHKNLSTTQIYTHVTTDRLRRVYEKAHPRA
- the mraZ gene encoding division/cell wall cluster transcriptional repressor MraZ, coding for MEKWGKQIPFLSGEHRHGLDEKRRLALPARLRQNQRRWVMARGWEGCLALYTEVEWKKLIAKLDALPVANKVHARAFKRLLISGAILADVDGQGRLLVPESLGLYAGIQKEVTVVGMETRIELWSSERWDRYKKTAEKSAARIAAEIDL
- the rsmH gene encoding 16S rRNA (cytosine(1402)-N(4))-methyltransferase RsmH; this translates as MAAESLSGLQVKPGGVYVDATVGLGGHAELILEASGPDGRVTGLDRDPNSLEASRQRLARFGDRARFVAGNFNRFDERAGLGPASVDGILADLGVSSPQLDRAERGFSLLRSGPLDMRMDPTQGLTAKEMFQRASEEEIEGWLRAAGEARFARKLARRLREAAPGISTTEDLAGAVSRWVPRRGRTHPATRVFLAFRMAVNRELESLDEFLRRAPAVLKPGGRLAVISFHSGEDRKVKWFGREASAAGLLKIVVKKPLEPSDAERRENPRSRSAKLRVFEKI
- a CDS encoding penicillin-binding protein 2, whose product is MRNRFRLVAGILSLGFLAVLVRLGYLQVWRHQDLSLRADEQARRWVREAPCRAPIRDRNGAVLAESVRVASCYADPTLLSHPEPTARRLAGPLGLSAATLVDRIRQAPGAFVWLKRRLCAEESQAVERENLRGIGLKWEYRRFYPNGDLAGPLLGMVGEEGRGLSGLEYAFNEDFVDDQPPVQTLRDGRGRRLPLVGASERVPAGGLRLSIDRTLQFIAERELDWSVRRSRARGGIVVVQDPRTGEILAMAGRPALSLRGEEGPSPQELMVGAVQWSFEPGSTFKVVTAAAALEGQRARPGDLLDCESGHWTVAGAAINDHEPQRVITFARAMEVSSNIGLAKIGLRVGKEKLYDTIRAFGFGARTGFDLPGESAGLLRPPAQWSGVSLPVVSFGQEVGVTALQLASAYSAIANGGLLLEPRLCLDAEWPSGAHPRWPSVSEIRRVISPETAATLTGMLEGVVTRGTGRDAALPGWAVARKTGTAQKIDPRTRAYSADKYVASFCGFVPAGRPRLTIVVIIDEPKGISWGGYNAGPVFKNIAWQALSLLGVPPDVAPQFAEKKTKGLPPT
- a CDS encoding UDP-N-acetylmuramoyl-L-alanyl-D-glutamate--2,6-diaminopimelate ligase, translated to MKPLGSLLDGVPAPWQALPISGIAVDSRAVKPGNLFVAVKGAHHDGHRFAEEVALSGAAAILAEQPLSASIPVVRVPSTGAALSELAARFYDHPSRSMDVVGITGTNGKTTITYLLESIWRTEGTAGGVLGTVDYRWPNHMEKAVNTTPHALDVQRLLAAMRSDGVTRAAMEVSSHALSLGRVEDVVFAVGLFTNLTQDHLDFHGDMEGYFRAKARLFELLARSPRPPRRAVVNLDDSWAKRFLETVRTPVWTYGVEGTADFRAEGLTLSGEGSRFRAVTPRGTREMHLALVGRHNVYNALGALAAAAALGTELDTAARGLEALAGVPGRLERVTEHPAGSRNPSEIPFGVFVDYAHTDDALRNVLETLRPLTRGRIIVLFGCGGDRDRTKRPKMGERAARLADHVIVTSDNPRSEDPQTIAREVEVGVRRVSGRSYDVVVERGEAIERALSLAKEGDVVLLAGKGHETVQIFGDRSVSFDDRAMARRLLAGRAGR
- a CDS encoding UDP-N-acetylmuramoyl-tripeptide--D-alanyl-D-alanine ligase, coding for MLTYSWSQLAVLCGGRLAGAGAENPRRVVIDSRAVQPGDLFVALQGERRDGHEFLKDVAAAGAAGALVSREVGDLPATFGQIRVEETLAGFQRLARAHREKMNVRVVGITGSNGKTTTKEMLAHLFRESGRTVLATRGNLNSQVGLPLMLLELDSSHSHAVFEMGASGPGDLARLAELARPHIGVVTGIGKAHLETFGSLDGVLAAKWELVEGLGKDGIAFLNADDPRLLSRRATAQCPVVTFGRSAQADVRAENLRVDPNTAFDLTVGGARVPVHLPVTGLFNVTNALAAAAVALWERILLPEVARGLGGFAPPAQRMQMRRRIDGSLFLIDAYNANPDSMAASLASFAQAFPHWPRVAVLGSMLELGASAEPEHRELGRTLAGSRLDKILFVGPEGPWVREGYEAAGGKGFFKAGEDREEIRRELSKVITPDSVVLFKASRGVRLEDIYEPFLVPGEGGIQPGRVHGG
- a CDS encoding phospho-N-acetylmuramoyl-pentapeptide-transferase, with amino-acid sequence MLYFLSTWRDLYSPLNVFQYITFRSGGAFLTALGLCLLFGGPLIGYLRRLKMEQFIREYGPQSHLKKAGTPTMGGLLILGAILVATLLWARPDNRFVLLVLASLLYLGVIGFIDDYRKWLSKHPAGGLSENVKMASQVLLGLAIGCYFYFDPPNGAFAQRISIPYLKGVSINLGGLSVALSLMVLVGSSNAVNLTDGLDGLAPGTLLVSALSFSLFSYLAGNAKLADYLRLVHVPGAGELTVFLAAMGGACLGFLWFNAPPAEVFMGDTGSLPLGGALGVVALSVKQELLLVIIGGIFVLEALSVLLQVGSVRLRKGRRIFRMAPLHHHFEVGGMPETKVTIRFWIVAMVLSLVALTSLKIR
- the murD gene encoding UDP-N-acetylmuramoyl-L-alanine--D-glutamate ligase yields the protein MGSGGRQPGVPSSVWSSARQRGLTVWGEMELGYRVLSLAGRWPAWSAAVTGTNGKTTTTALLGAIFRASGRSTVVAGNIGTPLCAVAERLTEASALALEVSSYQLETAEAFRPAVGTVLNVTPDHLARHGTLEAYARAKFRLFQSQGPRDMAVLNAGDRWCRLLSSSAPGQVVWFGEKRPGPGLEWDGHYLRGLSGRWAAPRHLPGRHNIDNALAAVACARALGVPTDAIAQGLARFRGVEHRLEIVRTWRGIRFVNDSKATNVDSTRVALEALSGPLTVILGGEDKGAPYGPLIPLLRKKAREVLLIGEASSVIERQLGGSAPLVRCGTLDRALSHVARTARSGEDVLLSPACASFDQFDNFEHRGRRFKELVAAL